Part of the Vigna angularis cultivar LongXiaoDou No.4 chromosome 1, ASM1680809v1, whole genome shotgun sequence genome, TGATTTAATTTCACTTAGATAAAAGAAACCATCAAATGGGGCCCGTTAATTGAATCCTTTAAGATCGACCTTAAATTAGTGTTCATCCAAGCAGTATAAACTAGCACAAGAAAAGTTTGGTTTTAACCAGAAATTACCTGATTCAAAGCATCAACAGGTCTAGAACCACAGCCATATTCATGCGAGCTACAAAAAAGTGTTGATGAAGTGGAGCATATAAACCTGGCGCAATCAATGGTTCCATATTTACGAAACTCTCCAGATAACAAGGTTTCTAAGCTTAGAATTCCAGTTATCTTTAACTTCAGCTTCAATTTTTCCATTCTGAAACAACATATCATCCTTTCCACAGAGTTAATCACCAGTTTGTAAGAGTCTCACAAAAAAAAAGGAGCAAAGCGTTATGCAGTTGGTTCATCATAAGGGAAACTTGAATAATTAAACAATTCTGAACTCgctgaaaagaaaacaaactatCTAAAAGATATGATCACATTGAACAAAAGGCAGATAACTGCCCGACAACAATTCAAAGGATGATCAAAGAATGGATAATTGTGAAAAATGCAATACGAAAAACATGATGACTTTACAAAAGATGTAGTGTTTGACTTGCAGGATAGAGAAGTACCAGAAGAATCCATACTCATAGTTAGCCACGATGCACattaaagaaactaaaagtCTTTGACATTCCGCTAAGCCAGTTTTCCAGTCTTGATGTTTCCACAAAACCCTAAACATACACAATATTCAATTGTCTCAACTCCACCAGTCAAATTTGTGAAATGAGCATCGAAGTATTTGATGTGACCCATGTTACAAAAGTTTGACCATAGAGTTCAAATaccattcaaaattcaattagAAAGACGAACTTGGAAAAATCAAAAGCACAAATATAGGTATGTTAAACATTCTGGAACGATCTTAAACCctaaccttaaaacttaaactCTAAATTCTAAtcaccctaaccctaaaccctaaaccataaaccctaatcCTAAttctaaccctaaccctaactcTAATCCTAAACTATAAACCCTTAACCCTAGACTCTAACCCTCAACcataaccctaaaccataaaccctaaaccttaacCCCTAAACTTAAATCATAAATCCTaaacctaaaaccctaaacACCAAATCCAAAACCATAAACCTAAACTCCAACCATAGCCCTAACAATAAACCCTAAACTCTAACATAACCctaatcctaaaccctaaaccttaatccttgttgaatatagtgaaaaactatatttgggattaatctcccttgtgttaaatacacacatagggttctctatttataatagaaaaaatatgggctaagcccaaaatacaaataagaaataataacaaactaactaaaagataaaagatataatatatatctaacactccccctcaagctcgagcatacaaattgtatgaactaagcttggaatagatgaactcagtgttgaactagatgatttgtcttcaagagtgtgaggcaaacatagatggacaaacaacagcttgtgaaacttcaacttcaaaagtggatgaaggagagcagtggtggacaatgacaaaATGTAAGGACTGattcccaatcaatgatggatgagtgacgggatcaacagtagtagctgaaagctaagagctacaaaactacagggactacactaaatcctcatcaatgatggatgggtgacgggatcaacagtagtagctgaaatctacaaaactgcagggactacacccatatttatgtgacttgcagtgtcttggaaacgtactcccccttagtgtgaaCGGCGGAAATGTGAaatatcacagttgctggaccacaaaaaacaaaacaaaatattaagttacAATGTTGAAACAaaggcatcaaagatccaaagacatgttggaggtccaaaattctttgctagacaactcccaagtggtgatacttagcagtgtatcacaagaagatcgggctaaactctagcccaagaagaactgACGCAGTTGCGTCTGTCTGAGGCGGTAGCGACTGTAGCGGCGGTTGACTACGCTGGTGCCGACTGCCGCAAAATCTAgtgagagaggaagaagatggagatTCTGTGAAGACCAAAGAAGATGGAAGCTATGGTTGCTATGGAGGGTCAGAACAGAGAGAAGAAGCTCTGGCGAGACGACCGGCAGCAGTGCGGTTTGATGCCGACGCCGAGAAGACGGCGCGTGATGAACACGCGTCCGAGATCTACTGGAGAGAGGAGGCGCGTGACATGCATGCGGACGAGACAGAGACGGTGACCACCAGGTTTAGGTCACGCTTGAAGAGACGATCCAGATCCACTGGTTACCGgtcgaaactgtgacggtggccggcgacaaggcgacgcgtggaggcgcgtgaagATGAGTCTGGTCTTGACTCCGAcggggttggccgtcgctcaAGGAGACGCTTCAGATCCGTTGGTCACCGGTCGAAACTGTGACGGCGGCCGGCGGCGGCAGATAGCGGCGATGGTCGACGGCCGGCTGCACTGGTGCTGATTGTGGCACAtatttaagaagaagagaaagggctGCCCATTGAAATTTTAGGGGCTGCCGACGGCCATGGCGGCCGGCCGCCGGCAGACAGCAGAGACCCtggaagaagatgagagaatCTGCTCTGAtatcatgttgaatatagtgaaaaactatatttaggaTTAATatcccttgtgttaaatacacacatagggttctctatttataatagaagaaatatggactaagcccaaaatacaaataagaaataataacaaactaactaaaagataaaagataaagataaaagatataatatatatctaACAACCCTAACCTTAACTCTAACCCCAAAACATAACCGTAAACCGTAAACCATAAACCTAAGTTTAATTCTAAATCGTAAACCATAAACCTAAGTTTAATTCAAAACCGTAAACCTAACCCAAACCATAAACCTAACCCAAACTATAAACCCTAACTCCAATACTAACTGCAACCCTAACCCCAACCCCAACGccaaccctaaccctaacccaCACTTCaactctaaaccctaaaccctaaaccttaaacttaatcttaaaccctaacccctaaacctaaaaccctaaaccataaatcCGAAACCCTAAACAGTAAACCCTAAATCCCAAACCTTAAACACTAAACCCGAAACTATAAACCCTTAACCTTAAACTCTAACCCTactcctaaaccctaaaccccaaccTTAACCTTAAACCTTAACCCTAACCATAACCTTAAACCATAAATTTATACCCTAAACTTAACCATAACCCTTAACCCAACCCCAAACACAAACCAAAAACCTTACACCCTAAGCCTAAAACCCTAAATCtcaaaccctaaaccttaaactctaaggcctaaaccctaaccccaacCCCAACAACAACCccaaccataaaccctaaaccctcaaATCCCTCTAACCCtaaatttaaccctaaaaactaAACTCTAACCCCTAAACCtaaaaccccaaaccctaaaccataaaccataaaccctaaatcaTAAACCATAAACATCAAATCCAAAacccctaaccctaaacctCAACCATAACCCCAACcctaaatcctaaaccctaaaacataaaccctaaccccaaCCTTAAACCATAAGCCATAAACCATAACCCTAACTTTAACCATAACgctaaccctaaccctaaacctaaaccatAAATTataaccataaaccctaaaccctaaaaaccacCCTAATCCCAAACCTTAAActtaaccctaaaccctaaaccacaAACCTGAAACCCAAAATCATAAACCTTAAACCCGAAACACTATACCTTAAACCCCCtaaccataaaccctaaccttaaaccataaaccctaaacaatCAACCTTAACCCTAACCACaaccctaaaccttaaaaaataaaCCCTAACCATAAACTCTAAAACATTAAACCTTAACCTTAACCCTAACCCTAATGCTAACCCTAAACGTTAACCctaaccataaaccctaaatcaTCAACCATAACCCTACCTATAACCTTAAACCCTAACAAATAAACCCTGACCCTAAACCATAAAACACTAAACCctaaccataaaccctaaaccctcaaCCCTAAACTCCAAACTCAATCCCAACCCCAACCCTAAACCACAAACCCTCAACCCTCAAACCACCCTAACCGTAAATCTTAAACCATATACTTAACCCTAAACTCTAACCCGTAAACCTCAAACCCTAAATCATAAACCTgcaaccataaaccctaaacctgaAAGCCTATACCTTAAGCCCTAAAcaccaaaccctaaacccttaccctaaccctaaacctaaaccctaaattcTAACCTTAACCATAAACCCTAATCCTACCCATAACTCTATACCCTAAACCGgaaaccttaaaccctaaactctaATTCCTAAACCCTAACCacaacccaaaccctaaaccctcgAACCACCCTAATCTCAACCTTAAACTTAACCCTAAACCCGAAACACAATACCTTAAACCTTAAAGCCCAAACCCTAAACATTAAACACGAAAtcctaaccctaaaccccaatCCTAAACCCTAATCCTACACCCTGATCCCTAAACCataaatcctaaaccctaaaccatcaACCTTAACCCTAACtataaccctaaaccctaaaacattaaaccctaaactctaaaCTCAAAACCGTATACCTTAAAACTTAAACCCCTAACTCTAAACtctaatcctaaaccctaaatcataAACCCGAAACCCTAAACTATCAACCCTAACCATAACCATTAACCCTAAAAAATAAACcataaccctaaaccttaaaTCATTAAACCCTAACTCTAAACTTGAAACCCTAAACCTGAAACCCTACACCCTAACCTTATCCCTAACATTATCCCCAACCCCAACTATGAATcctaaacctaaacccttaAACCACCCtaaccttaaaccctaaaccctaaacctaccCATACCCTAACCCTAACTCTAACCCTTACCCTTAACTTTAACCCTAATAACCTTAATCAATTAGTCATGTGTCTTAATTTTAACTCATAGAACTTCGTATCAACTTTAAATCTCTACAATTATTTTCTTCCTATAATTGATGTAGGACTTCTTGGTTATatggattttttatttatatattagtcattttattaattttttcactCCGAGTCTTTAGTTACCAAACATAAATTGGTCTTCAcaattcatgatttttttttccattctttcattaccATATCGATTAAGCTTTGTAATGCTTTCGTACACCTGTTGACATGGAGAAATTTAACGAAAAATAACTCCCCCGAACAGTAATGGACCAGGAGCACCACCTCAAGCACCTCTTCTCCCTTGACCACCACATCCATCACCAAAACTTTCTGAACTTTTCGAACCACGAACAACTTCAGGGGGTGCAGAGTatgtatataagaaaaaaaatggacgtttaataaaattgaatgaagTGATTTGATGAAGTAAAATTCTAACACCTCATTAAATGAGGGTACTTTAGAAATTTGGAAGTATGGGAAAAAAACCCTTAAAAGGGCAGGAAAAAAGCccaaaaaatattagattagaATGGCAGAGAATTCTCCGAGGACATTTTGCAGGATTCGATAAAGACACTCTTATAATTATGACATTATGCTAGTTTTaagattatttatatttgttattgaaCTAATAAGCTAAATAATTAcgtattaatttttattccttctttcctttttatttaattaaatgattttaaatcaaTCCAACCACAACTATTAAGATTGCTGTTAATCAGTCAAAAGCAAATATGTCATTTAAACCATTTTCTAAATCTTTAATCAATTAACTAATTCTAACAAAATATGACTATTTCTATATATTAAACTACCAAAATAGCAATCAATAATCAAAAcctaatatattaataattttatttttaatttaaattaaaattaaaatactacttatttaaattctttaagaAATACGACATATAGATTTTacttacataaattaatttttgttctagttttaactatttaaaatcCAACTAAGAACTAAGTGAGGCAGCCAGAAACCGTTTCGGTGTACTTCTTTAAGTTGGGTGTTTCATTCTACgtctccaacatctcatctacatctccaaaaataatttatttttaaccttttaacattttattctaTACCATCAactttttcacaaattttatttttaattttaataaatatctttttattttcttctcttttttatcaaaaatactttaataaatatctttttattttcttctctcttattaAAACTATTCTACATCACCttaataatctaatttaatttaaaatttaaatattatttaatataaatttatattttaattatcattaaaatatgatttatatggtaataatagttatattaaaaaataaaaataaaacaattagaataaaaataataataaaaaataaaataataataatataaaatttgatttaatatatttaaatatattaaattatattaaaataaattaaataattattaaaatttaaataaaaataaaaattttaaaaatgttttatcgAATAAAAATTCGTAAAATATGctaatagttttgttttttatttaaaatttaacaaatatttaaattaattgaaaattataatgttattattatatttcataatttaataattattaaaatatgatttatttttataatagttttataaaataataaaaataataatatctaaaataaaagtaataataataaaaataaaaatgatgtttaaaattacatttaatatattaaatatattacattatattaaaatattaaattaaattaaattatattaacaagtttttaaattttttttatttaaattttaataattgtttaatttattttaatattttaatattttaatatatttaaatatattaaaacaaattttatattattattattattttatttttattttaattatcttattttgatttttttaacataactactattataatataaatcatatttttaataattattaaaatataaaattatattaaataatatttaatttttaaattaaattagatcaTTGGTGAGagtgtttttaataagaaatgcaaggaaataaaaatatttattaaggtatctttaataagaaaaagaagaaaataaaaagatatttattaaagttaaaaattaaacttttgaaaaagttgggGATGTAGGATGAGatgttagaaaattaaaattgaaatttttgaaaaacagtGCTTCAGGTTATGTATATGTATAGTCTACTTTTTCAGATTAAACAAGGTTAGTCCAATTCAAATTCCTAAAAAATATCCataattcttatttaaaaataaaaaaaaataacaaatcatAAGTAAAAGGCCGGATTTATTTGCTAAGGGCTTCCTCTTTATGGTGACATGATTTGGGCCAGAACCAAATCAAGTGTACTGCCATGAGCAAGCTATTCGTCAAGTTCTCCTTCccgataaaaaaaatcaagactTGAAGGGATGTAAACAACCTATTCTCTTGGACTAAAGATTAATTAAAGGATGGTTTACGGTGCCTTACCAGAAATTGGAGCAGTTGTAATACCCCTCTAAATGCACACCAATGTTGAAAGTGGAAGGAGAAAACTCCAGCCAATATCATCAAGGAAGAAAAACTAGTCATCAAATACGCATATACCAGTCACTTAATCTATGCAATAGGTGATcacattataattttaagtgTCCACAACAAGTAACTAGTTTTAACAGTCTCAAACAGATTAAAACTAGCATTACAATTAACACCTCGATCCGGTATTATACCAATTCAAACGAAAGATAGTAGGAGACACAAAAAAGTTAACACCAAATTACACAGCCAATTGAGAGGAAGGACTAAAAGGAAACGGCAGGGATTCATTATATGGTATGTTGAAGCTGAGTATCAAATTAAACCTGACTACACACCTCATTCAACTCAATCCAGAATTTATGTAAACCCTGATTAAATACACTTTCATTCAACTTCATCAAATACCCATGTGTTCTTTTCCCTCTAATTCGAGTAAATGAGAGGGTACCAGTATTGTTTCCGTTAAATTGTAACGACATTAAAACAATGAAACAGTAAATCATTCCGTTTTGTCGTGTGACTCATTCCACTGAccaataaacatcaaataacaaaaggaaatacaaATGCATCTTAGGGTTAAAAGGGAGGCATCCCAATGAACAGAAATCCCAAACATTTACGTGTAAGCAAAACCAAGGCTCAATTTGCTCAAATCCATTCTTTGATCCCAATATCGCTGCATTGCAACTTCCatgaatcaaaatattataagcAGATATTTCGCAGCGAATGGGGATGCATTTGAAAACTTGTACGAATGATAATGACCAGTTGCCAGAGGCATAAGCATCAGCATCGACACAACAATCAAGAGGTTCAATTTCGTAATGTAAAACAGGGAATCGACAAAATAACATGAAGCAAAAAAAGATATAATCCGGAACATTGAGAATATAAAAACCATTTAAACTAATCGAGTTCAGACAGATAGATAGATACTAGAACCAAAATCACATGAAAAATAACAGATCTCAAAatccttttaaacaaaaataccctAAGCGGTGAGAACAACGGCTCCACCGGCCTCCTTGATCTTCTTCTCGGCGATCTTGGAGACAAGTTTGGCCTTCACAACAAGAGGCTGGTTCTGAGGCAAAACacctttacccaaaaccttaaagTAGCCGAACTGGGTGACATCGAGCAAGGGAGCGTTGTCGGCGGTGGCCTTGTCCTTGGCCTCCTGGGGGAGAAGGGACCATAGCTTGTCGATGTTGACGATGGGGCAATAGAACTTGTTGCGGAGCTTATGGAAGTAGCGCATACCCACCTTACCGAAGTAACCTGGATGGTACTTGTCGAAGAGGATACGGTGGTGGTGCATACCACCGGCGTTACCGCGACCTCCGGGATGCTTTCTGTGCTTTCCGATACGGCCGTGCCCGGCGCTCACATGACCTCTCTTCTTCCTGTTCTTCTTAAACCTAGTCGtcattttctcttcctctctctctgtTCCTCTCTCACTCACTATCTATCTCACGGAGCGGCCGCACCAGCGAATTAGGGTTTTGGGATTTATATAGTATGCTTCGAAGGGTATTTTACCAATTTACCCTCGCTCAttcatcattttccattttgtttattaaaattttcaattttcactcTCACATTCACagcgtttttttttttaattaaaaggaTTAATATGtgttaagaatatattttaaaaaaattagagcGTTActgtaattttttcaaaaaaactattaaatagttttattatcatATGATTTCCAAAATTTAATGTAAGGCTTGAATCTGAAAGCCGTCTTTTCTGTCtctgtttgttttttttcttattattattattattcatctttatttttctctctgtacgtcgttccttttctttctctttaactCTGGAGTTGATTCTCAAGTTTTTCATAAGTAGATTGTACGCGTAGAAGGCAGCTGATTATGGAACAATTTATCTGATTagaaaatagaatttaaaaattatattgttttattaaatattttaaacataaaaaatattggGGCTATCGGGATTTAACACAAACGACATGTTCATCAAATTTATCTTTCCAAACCACATCTCTAAGGttcaaacattttataattaacataaaataatatcatactCATTGATCTATGTACtgtgtcagaaccattaaaattCACTCAAGGACCGTCTTAGTGGATTACATGTGTCAAGAAAGGGATCCGACAAGCAGATGGTGGAAGACAGGTATGAGCAGATGAGTGGCCGTTCGGTTTTGACGTTGGAAGAAAAActctaagttttcaaaatttcacgccactttctgcatgcacccttcttccccagATTTCTGAAAAtttcattctctcctccttctctctaaaaagctcttaCTTCTCTCTAAGGACTCTCATCGTTTCTTCCTCCGATCATCACTCATGCACCATTTCCACTTTTCCGGTGTCAAGGGCTTTCgattgaaccgatcggtttgtgaAGCTAAGCTGGTAAGCTCTTCTCTTCACTCAACTGTGCGGTTTTTTGGACATGCAAACCAAGCCTTGGTTTCATGTGTCAATCACTCTTCTAAAAAATGAGTAGTGCTGATAGTGTTTTGATATTTACTTGGTTTAGTTTTGGAGAATTGTTGAGTGTTGATGGTAGAAGGATTTGTAGAGGTGAATCAGTAAGCCTacttgtgaacgttcggtcatgttagaggtaagagaagcttatataatttgatttttattctcGTTCATGAATGCTGGCATGCTTATTTGATGTTGAATGAAATATGAAGTATGACTGTTACTATGTTTtggatgtatgaatgtatgaagatAAATGTTGAGGAATGTATTAATAAGAGTATGAATTTTAAGTCTGTATTTCTATGTGAAAATTGATGTTCGTCACTGAATGGTCTTCGACCGTTCGATTTTCTCGTGGACTCGGTTGGAACCGGATTCCTTCACTTGGATGGAATTCCAGTTGAGAACCGAGCGTCTTCGTTTAGTAAAATTCGTATCTTCCGTTCGTTCTTGCACGATTAGTTAATTGATATCGTATATTTATCAAGCTcttattctataaatttaagtagtgctcggtcttacaccaagcgctcgtactaagtaagtgctaggtcttacaccaagcgctcttTCTTCTTTTCGTAATCTATCTTAATgataagagcgttcgtccaaactccaTGGAATTCGCTCTCTACCGTACTCGGTCTTTGACTGACATTCGATTTTTCTTAAtgttaaactcataaataagctaagtatttatagcgttcggtttcttcatatgattcttttaaGTACTATCCTTTGAATGTCTTGCAGTGTCTGTCTccattggtttcggcctagagtcttagtactcggcctaggctttacgGTGTTCAGTCTAAACGCTcatgagtcagttcattaaattaaCTCACTttgtaaataacgttcgattcTTTTAgtcttgagaaatattattgaaatcGGTCTCTTTCCAACCCCAATATTCACTCTCGCGGTTTTGATCCGTTTTGAAATTGGAAacctctcggtctcactccaagaGTTCGGTCTTGTTCGGGGTGGAAGATTTACGTTCGGTATTTTGTATCCTAAGGGATCTTTGTTCAAATTGATTCGATTTGAGATTTTGAAAATGTAAGATGTGGGAATATGATGTAGAAGAAATGAGTATggttatgaacgagtattccggggaggaatatctcatgaatgtatattggaattggtaaagtatgaatgtgggcatgctaagctggcggttcatcctaatattccgtgattactcgttctcacgtagagaagggttagtcatgtgtgggaatgacaggaggtcctagacCTTATGGTTAAtgtggacagataggactaacctcgggtgacagctgttgagggtatcccagttactacatcacctgggtgtacgaacgtcgtagctacacaaaattcatagagtccggacagtcagagtctagtattaggctttgcatgtatAAGTGAATGAACTATCTCgtttatttgaattgtgtgaaatctatgttacatacttgaattgaattacataagtttaccctA contains:
- the LOC108332114 gene encoding 60S ribosomal protein L27a-3, with translation MTTRFKKNRKKRGHVSAGHGRIGKHRKHPGGRGNAGGMHHHRILFDKYHPGYFGKVGMRYFHKLRNKFYCPIVNIDKLWSLLPQEAKDKATADNAPLLDVTQFGYFKVLGKGVLPQNQPLVVKAKLVSKIAEKKIKEAGGAVVLTA